In Bdellovibrio sp. GT3, one genomic interval encodes:
- a CDS encoding TorF family putative porin, whose product MRRYISFIITFIGLNSYSFAAENSSPTFKMDGQVSLLSQYVENGLNQTDGSPALQGSFWFNFGPQFRLGLWGSNTNYEVGDDNFNLRANGDIKINFTQESNAILSYSHSTFYQDGERNGNILGLHLNFGTYRVKYEAFSNWEGTHKKSARIGFGKSTQVFTSWIWDNEAGYNTPDVDSISSYFDLRTGIGTTWGVIFFEGAVTGTSAAGDLNGTGDIYFILSAKTGF is encoded by the coding sequence ATGCGAAGATACATCAGTTTTATCATAACATTCATTGGCCTTAACTCCTACAGCTTTGCTGCGGAGAATTCATCACCGACCTTTAAAATGGACGGCCAGGTTTCCTTACTGTCTCAATACGTTGAAAACGGATTGAACCAAACCGATGGCTCTCCCGCTTTACAAGGTTCATTCTGGTTTAACTTTGGCCCGCAGTTCCGACTGGGACTTTGGGGTTCGAATACCAACTATGAAGTGGGCGATGACAATTTCAATCTACGCGCCAATGGGGATATTAAAATCAATTTCACCCAGGAATCCAATGCCATCCTCAGCTATTCGCACAGCACTTTTTATCAGGATGGCGAGCGCAACGGAAACATCCTGGGCCTGCATCTGAATTTTGGAACCTACCGCGTGAAGTATGAAGCCTTCAGCAACTGGGAAGGCACCCACAAAAAATCCGCAAGGATTGGTTTTGGAAAATCCACACAAGTCTTCACAAGTTGGATCTGGGACAATGAAGCCGGATACAACACACCCGACGTCGATTCAATTAGCAGCTATTTTGATTTAAGAACGGGAATCGGGACCACTTGGGGAGTCATCTTTTTTGAAGGTGCCGTAACCGGCACCTCTGCTGCCGGCGACCTGAACGGCACTGGCGATATTTACTTTATTCTGTCAGCGAAGACGGGCTTTTAG